The genomic interval CGCTTTGGAAGTAGCTCTGATGTTTACTTGCTTTCCTAGGTAGAAGATGTAGTCTCTCGTGCTGCTGATGACGGAACTTCTACTGTACATGATCTGGATTTTTCATCTTTACGCTCTCAATTAGGTCCTTTGGCTGCCGTAAGTGCCTAGTTATTTCATTTATGTTCCTCACTGATTTAACTTGGGGCTGAATATCTTAATTGATTTATAGGTTTAGCTGATAGTTTATGTGTTTTCTGTCAGATTCTTCTTTGTATTGATGTTGCTGCCACCTCGGCACGGTCTGCAAAGATGTCCCAGCAGCTTCTGGATCAGGCAATGCTCAAACTTCCTGAACTTGAAGTTTCTAATCATGGAAAATccacaatgttttttttaaatttatgttaTCTTTGTATATGTGTCCAGGATCTATTTCTGATTTATGAATTCTCTAATTTCAAAACCAAGAGCCcaaatgtaataaaaaaagGCAAAACAAGAAGAACCAAAACCTTATAGAGCTTCTGGTGCTTATTGAAATTGGAGCAAACAAGTTACCGTGAGTATGAAATTTCTTGTGTGAAAAAGTGATGTGAGATTTTGAATTTCCTGATTACATTTGTCCATTTCCCCTCCGTTTAAGTagtctatatatagtttaatGCAGAACCATCATTGTCTTTATTATATGGTTACTTGGTGTTTACTCAAACGGAACTAGAGCCCGGACTCTTTCCATCTTATGAATGTTTTGTTTAGCCTTTTGCTGTACTTGTAATAACTTTTTTATATCAGATGTATAGCCTCCAGTTGTTTAGTGTACAATAACCGTCTTTTTTTCTATGTGTGCAGGCTCAAGTTATGCTGTCTGAGATATATCCAGGGGTTTCTCCAAAGATGGGCTCCATGTACTGGGATCAGATTCTTGAAGTGGGAGTTATTTCTGTTCTAAAGAGAATCCTTAAGCGTTTACATGAGTTCCTGGATCAGGTGATATCTTGGTGTTCCTTTGTTTAATTGAGAGAACTTATTGTCATCAAAAGATGACACTAACTTATATTGAAGAGTGCTGGGCCATGATCGAAACAAAATAACTTGTTACTGCCTGACTAGTTCTTTACTTCTAAGATACTTCCAAGCCCTAGATTAATCAGTGCCCCAAACCTAAAGGAAGAGCTTAGTTAGTGATCCTTTCTCTTGATCGTTTTCAGGATGATCCTCCAGCCCTTCAGGCCACTCTGTCTGGGGAGATGGTGATCTCCTCACCAAAGGATTCCCACCGACTGGGACAACGGGAACGTGTTCTTGATATGCTACATCATATGATTGAAGATGCTCACGAGGGCAAGCGGCAGTTTCTCAGTGGTAGGTTTTCCTTCTAGTTTTGGCCATGGAACGAAGTGGAATTAGGTTTTATGGATCCTCTGCTTCATATGCCTGTAACACAATTTGATTTTATAAATGTATAGGTAAGCTCCATAATCTTGCAAGAGCTGTGGCAGATGAAGAATCAGAGCGCAATTTTTCTAAAGGAGAAGTCTCTTCTGTTGACCAAAAGGTTCTATCCGATTTTGACAAGGATGGTGTTCTTGGACTGGGGCTACGAGTTGCCCAACAGATACCTTTAAGTTCCACGGTTGGAGAAACAAGTGTGCAGCCTGTTGGTTATGATGTAAAGGACAGTGGGAAGAGATTGTTTGGTCCATTAAGCACCAAACCCATGACATATCTTTCACAATTTATTCTTCACATTGCTGCAATTGGTGACATAGTTGATGGCACAGATACGACTCATGATTTCAACTTTTTCTCCCTTGTGTATGAGTGGCCCAAAGATGTAAGATTCATTTTCTCTATCATTTTCAGTAGCTGCTCTGAAGTATAACTCTTTACTTTTGATGTTTGTTTCCTTATACTTTCTTTGGTGACATTTGGTTATGCGTGCAATTTAACAAATTATGATATTGTTTTgtagacacacacacacacactattTATCATGATATATGACCTATAGTTCAGCATACAATGGAAAGAAATGtaaaaatgaatatatatgCTTTTTGGTGAGGTGATTATTAGGGAATGTTGCACAGTTGTGCAAATATTATATACCTGATCATCGACCACATATTTCTACTTTATGAATGGTTGTCCCTGCTTCTCAATCTTTGTACCAGGTGAAAGTAATCCAAATTTAAATAAGACTTTTGACTGAACTTCTTAATTACTGTAATAATATATTGCCatttatttaatgaagaaatgataaatctattatttcatttatatgTCCCAAGGAGTGCAAATCTAATAAATCCTAGATGGtaattaataatataaaacAGTCAACAGTATCTCTTTCAGATATAGTATATtccatatttatttattttcagtagTTTGTTTCCTTTAAAAATCCTCTGTTCTCAATATCCTAATGATCTGAATTAACTTGAAAGCTGACAAGTTCTTTATCTTAGGGCTTGGTATAACATGACCATTGCTGATTACGGATATGTTTTGGTTATATTTTGCAGCTTTTGACCCGTCTTGTCTTTGACCGGGGCAGCACTGATGCAGCTGGCAAGGTAGCTGAGATTATGTGTGCAGATTTTGTGCATGAAGTAATTTCAGCATGTGTACCTCCAGTTTACCCCCCACGATCTGGCCATGGATGGGCCTGTATTCCAGTCATTCCCACCTTTCCTAAGAGTGGTTTGGAAAATAAAGTATTGTCCCCATCTTTCAAAGAAGCTAAGCCTAATTGTTACTCACGTTCATCAGCTTTGCCCGGAATCCCTCTCTACCCTTTGCAGTTAGATATAGTAAAACATTTAGTCAAACTATCCCCAGTGAGGGCAGTCCTGGCATGTGTTTTTGGGAGTAGcattttgtacaataatagTAATTCATCTGTATCGAGCTCCTTGGATGATGAACTTCTACAGGCACCAGATGTTGACCGGTTATTTTATGAGTTTGCTCTTGATCAATCTGAAAGGTTACTTTCTTGCCTGAAAATGCTGTATCTTATCTGACTGACTTTATGATTTGTAATGTTACTTGTTTGGCGTACAGGTTTCCAACTTTAAACCGATGGATACAAATGCAAACTAACCTGCATCGAGTTTCAGAGTTTGCTGTAACAGCTAAGCAAACTGACACTGGTGGTGAGAGCAGAGGTGAATCAAGAGCTGCTATCAAGAGGCTCCGTGAGTGTGACAGTGATACTGAGTCAGAAGTTGATGATGTTGTTGGTAATAATATTCCAACAGCTTTAACAGATCTCAATAGCCAAGGTGGTACTCCTCTTGATTCATGGCGTGATTCATCTAAATCGGACAGTGTGGAGTTTGACACTTcagttttcctttcttttgatTGGGAAAATGAAGAACCTTATGAGAAAGCTGTGCAACGGTATTACAGATCTTTCTTAGTCAGCATTATTCTGTAACACTACCTCGCATTTACTTTGAATTCTTAGAGCTCACGTTTCTAAATGCTTTTAAAAGGATGACCTGCTACAATATGTACACAGATCTTTccagttgaaagaaacccaaaatAGTACGAATGATTATGATGCTGGAAATCTAAACTGAAAGAATTGTTCTCAGATACAAGGAAACTACAAGAATCATATGTATGCATATGTTGGAATAGACTCTGGGTTTTTTATGCATAAATCATCTGGGGTTGAGAGAGCATATGACATGGAGTTGGCAACACCTTTGGAGGGTGGGGTGTTACTGAGAAGCTCGGatcatattttaattaattttagggCAGTACTGTCATCTTAGTTTCAAATGAATGTCGCATAATATTTCCTGGCACTGATGCTCGCATTCTACAGATTAATAAATGACGGAAAACTTATGGATGCTCTTGCACTTTCTGATCGCTTTCTACGCAATGGAGCTTCAGATCAACTACTTCAGCTGCTCATAGAACATGGAGAAGAAAACCTGTTAGTTTCAGGACATTCTCAGGGTAATGGGGGCAATAGCATTTGGAGCACTAGTTGGCAGTATTGCCTGCGGTTGAAAGATAAAGAAGTGGCTGCTCGACTTGCTCTCAAGTATGTAACTTGGTGTATAGTTATGCTGGTGCATGCAAGTAGACTATATATTTCTCTATGGCATTTGTTTTATTGATATCAGCTTCTTTCCATTTGCGGAGTTGTGTTTTTATAAATATTTGCTCAATTGATGGTACATGCTCTAGTCACATTTTCAAGAATTGACAACTGTTTGAAAGGTCATGAAgatattttgttgttgttcctGCTTACCCCTAATTTCTGTGTGGCTACTTAATCATGGTTCCCTGGTTCCCTGCCATTACATGTTGTGAGTCATCCCAATAATATTCTGTCCTTAAGCATGTTCTCCTTTgtccttattttttttcttgctgTTTTGAAACTTCTTGTCCACCACATTTGATTCTTATTTCTGTTCCTCCCGTGTTACTACATATTCATATCTCATTAGAAAGGTGTTTAACATGTGCTGGTGATTTAccgaattcaatatgcgtctTGGCATAAACTTTCTGAATCCAAACAAAGTTTGTTCCAGGTGTATGCATAGATGGGAGCTGGATGCTGCTTTAGATGTGCTCACCATGTGCAGCTGCCATCTGCCTCAAAGTGACCCCATTAGGGAGGAGGTATGATTTTCTTGTTTGACAAattgtttcattattttatcTTAATGCTAAGGTGCTGTCTTGATATTTCATCTGAAGCTCAATAATGTTTCTCTATGTTACTGGCTAAGCTTAATCTGCTCTTTTGATGATGTACTCCGTTTAAATGCTTAGGTAATGTGTAGGAGACAAGCTTTGCTGAGGTACAGCCACATTCTAGGTGCAGATGACCATTATAGCAGCTGGCAAGAGGTTTTAATTCTGGCCTATGTGcactaataattaaaaaaaaactgatagaAATACATTTTTGGTTTATTCTACTGATTTTTATTGGGTGGCCTGAATTTTCattaaatatcatttttattgtttaaGTTTCCCCTATTTATATCCTCTTGATTGACTCCTTTTGTTGCCAGGTTGAGGCAGAGTGTAAGGAAGATCCTGAGGGGTTGGCACTTAGATTAGCTGGAAAAGGGGCCGTTTCTGCTGCCTTAGAAGTGGCTGAAAGTGCGGGGTTATCCATTGACTTGCGTAGAGAACTGCAGGGCCGGCAACTTGTGAAGCTTTTGACTGCAGATCCTCTCAGTGGGGGAGGTCCAGCAGAAGCTTCACGTTTTCTATCTTCACTGCGTGACTCAGATGATGCTCTACCAGTTGCCATGGGTGCGATGCAGCTTTTACCTGATTTGCGGTCTAAGCAGCTTCTTGTAAGTACTAGAAATTTTGTGTGATTCATAGAGTATGGTATTCACTTATCAATGTCATATTTGTGGTGTAACGTGTTTTGACCTTTGGTAAAGGTTCATTTTTTCCTGAAGCGAAGAGAAGGAAATCTTTCAGAGGTTGAGGTTTCTCGGCTTAATTCATGGGCCTTGGGTCTTCGTGTTCTGGCTTCCTTGCCATTGCCGTGGCAGCAAagatgttcatctttgcatgAGCATCCTCATTTGATACTTGAGGTTCTTCTGATGAGGAAACAACTGCACTCCGCCACTTCGGTAAGATATAGCTTCTTAACTGCGTTAAATCAAATGAAGTCTTCTTTTATAGTTCATTTTGAGACTGATTTAATTATCATATGTCTATCTGTTACAACTTTTGACATCAGGTGTGTAAAAGTTGGATCATGGCTCCTCATCAAATCTGGCATTTTCCATGGTCTTATGCATGTCTGGCATCTCTATGCTATTACTTAGTGacctttgtttgtttgtttgccaGATTCTCAAAGACTTTCCTTTGTTGAGAGACAATAATGTGCTTATTGCCTATGCTACTAAAGCTATTGCAATCAGTATTAGCTCTCCCCCAAGGGAACATCGAGTATCTGTTTCGGGGGCAAGATTAAAGCAGAAAACAAGAACGGGTACACCTGCGAAGTCTTCTTTCACCAGCAGTCTCAGTAACTTGCAAAAAGAAGCTCGCAGAGCTTTCTCATGGGCTCCACGAAGTACTGGAGGCCAATCTACTCCAAAAGACGGTTACCGTAAAAGAAAAAGTTCTGGATTGACACCCTCTGAAAAAGTAGCTTGGGAGGCTATGGCTGGAATCCAGGAGGATTGTGCTTCAACATATTCTGTTGATGGGCAAGAACGTTTTCCTTCTATTTCAATTTCTGAAGAATGGATGCTAACTGGTGATCCCTTGAAAGATGAAGCCGTTCGTGTATCTCACCGATACGAGAGTGCTCCCGATATAACACTTTTCAAGGTAGTGAACTTGGCTAGTACTTTTCGATTCAAATATACAGCTATATATACTACGTATTGCAATTTGCCAATATCACTAAGGCATTCAAGCTTCTGAGGAAAGCCAAATTCAGTTTGCTGTTTGCTCACTCTTAGACTTAACTTTCCTCGGATAAAGCCTTTTTCTAATATGTAATAACTTTCTGTATATTAACGAATTAAAGTAGTACTGATGTCTCTTGCATGCCAAGTTCTTGTATAGGCATGCCATTTCTGTTGCTAAGGTTCAGGCTGTTACTGTGCAGGCACTGCTTTCTTTATGTTCAGATGATTCTGTGTCCGCAAAAACTGCATTGGATTTGTGCGTAAGTCAGATGAAAAATGTACTGAGTTCTCAACAATTGCCGGAGAATGCATCTGTGGAAACCATTGGTCGAGCATATCATGCCACAGAAACGTTTGTACAGGTATCTCTTCACCAAAGCACTTACAATACATGATCTGAGTGAAATCAATAGTTTCGTCACGGTTCCAGTTCCATAACCCACAAAAGCCATAACATGCCATTTCCCCTTGCAAATATAGGTTGTGGCATTGTTCCTACATCACCATTTTTGCAATGTAGTTTGTGGATGAGAAACTAATTCTAGCTACACACTTTGCAGGGGTTACTTTATGCTAAATCACTGTTGAGAAAGCTTGTGGGCGGCAGTGATTTGCCGAGTAATTCTGATGCTGGTAGCTCTAGTGTTGGTAGTCAGTCCACAGATGAGCTATCTGAAGTTCTACTGCAGGCAGACATTTGGCTAGGATGTGCAGAGCTACTTCAGAGTCTTCTGGGATCAGGAATTGCAGCTTCTCTAGATGATATTGCAGACAAAGAGTCATCTGCCTCTCTTCGAGATAGGCTGATTGTGGAAGAACGGTACAGCATGGCTGTATATACATGTAAAAAATGCAAGGTAATGAATTGTGGAATCTGTGGTAGACTAGCTGTCAACTTTTTCTGTATTATTGAAAGTATATGGATCTTATGAGTATTTGGTGCTTCCGTCAGATTGATGTGGTACCTGTTTGGAATGCATGGGGACATGCTTTGATTCGGATGGAGCACTATGCACAAGCTCGCGTGAAGTTCAAGTATGTGATTTAATAAAAATGTTTGGCCTAAAAGTGCTTGTTATAGTGGTCAATAAGGATCTTCCCTTTGTCTAGAATCTTTGTTTCTCCTTGCCCCCTCACTTCTTTTTAATCTGTTGTTTTCCCTTGTGAGTGACAGCACATGTGCTTTCAATTATTATATCTCCATTTCTGATTTTCAGGCAAGCTCTTCAATTATACAAAGGCGATCCTGCTCCTGTCATTCTTGAGATAATCAATACAATTGAAGGAGGTCCGCCAGTTGATGTTTCAGCTGTTCGTTCCATGTAAGATGGCATTCTAGCTCTGAATTCagaaatttcatatttgtcTTGTGTCAAAACCTGTTTAGGAGTTCAGTGTCTATAATTTCAATATGGCTAGAATGCGATCAAACTTTCAAACCTGATGGCCTATATAGTACAGTTCTGATTGAGAGCCTGTTTATTGAATGGGAAAGTTTTATATTGTTAATTGTGTGTTTATATCAATCAGTGTGGCCTTGGTAGAATGAGAGGCACGATAGTGTTGGTGATGTACCATGTCCTAGTTGGGCTTTGAGATGTCTGCACATGACACCGTCTCACAGGCCTTTCTATAGAATTTTTCATGTACTCTACACTGAACTGTTGTTTTGGGTGTCTCGCATGCCGTTCTACTAAAAGTTTCGTGTACTCTCTGGTGAACTCTTGACTTAGGGTTTATGATGTATAATAATCTGGAATTGAAACTCTTACTGCAGGTATGAACATTTGGCTAAAAGTGCACCAACAATCTTGGATGATTCTCTTTCTGCTGATTCATATCTCAACGTGTTATACATGCCATCCACATTTCCTCGTTCAGAGAGATCCAGGCGTTCTCTGGAATCTGCAAATAGCAGCTCCACATTCATGTCAGACTTTGACGATGGGCCACGCAGCAACTTAGACGGTGTTCGGTATGTTGAGTGTTTCAACTACTTGCAAGAAGTAAGTTGCGAATTCCTCATACTCTCAAGCTAAGCTTTTATGTTATGTGTATTGATGCCTAGCATACCTTTCTACCGAGAGTGAATGATAAACATCTGGTTAGACCCTAAAATGGGTTTTGTTATTCGCAGACATTATAGGTTAATCTATACACCCTTTTCATTGTTCTATTCTTTGAAATTACTTTATTATGTAAATCGTCAATACTATCGTTTTGGAAGGGTATGCATGAGCCAATGGGTACTATGAACAATTAACatcataaattaaataaaattatgttGGATAAGAGTGCGTATAGATTTCTCATGTGAACACATATTCCCCAAAGTTATTCTGTTATTATTTGGTAGCAGAACTACTAAGTAGTAAGTAGCAAGTACTAATTAAAGGTAATATTCTATATTATTATGTTATAAACAGTAGTATTCCCTCTAGCTTTTCTCATTTCTCCGATGCCATTGTGTACTATAACTGCTATACTTATGGTCAAATCATGAGATCCTTGATCATTACATCTTTCAATCTCTTGCAGTATGCCAGGCAGCATTTACTCAATTTCATGTTCAGGCATGGCCATTATAATGATGCTTGCGTGTTGTTCTTTCCTCCAAGTGCTATTCCACCACCTCCTCAGCCATCAGTGGCGGGGGTGGCATCCTCATCTTCATCCCCTCAGAGACCAGATCCTCTAGGAACTGATTATGGGACTATTGATGACTTGTGTGATTTATGCGTTGGTTATGGCGCAATGGATGTTTTAGAAGAAGTGATTTCAATAAGAATGTCATCTACAACTCCACAAGATGTAGCAGTGATCCAGCATACAGCTGCTGCCCTTGCCCGTATTTGCATCTTCTGTGAAACACATCGGCATTTCAATTATTTATACAATTTTCAGGTATTTAGTGTTAATTCGATCATTTAGTGTTAACAGATATTggtttttgttctttgtttattgtttACTATGACATCATGCACAATAAAGGCATCAAATTAGGCTCCCAGTGATTTCTTTATAGCATTTCTTCTGCTTGGTACAATTTTATTGGAGTTTGATAAATTTGACCAACAGATGACTATAATTCTGACATGCATGAAGTGATTTTTCACAAATGTCTAGTATAATCAGCCGTACTGCGTTTATTCCAGCCTCATAAGTGCATTCAACGTAGGGCAGTTTCAATCTTACAAGTAGTCCTGCTAAAATGGCATTATTATTGTTGAAAGGTGCATTCAACtgtcctaatttttttttcctgtagTTGAGTTTTGATACTTACTCCGTCTTTCAGGTTATTAAGAAGGATCATGTGGCTGCTGGACTTTGCTGCATCCAACTTTTTATGAACTCTTCTTTGCAAGAGGAAGCTATAAAACATTTGGAAAATTCCAAGGTCTGCTCATAACTTTTTCTCTTGGAGTGGCTTAATTTGTTTGAACTACTTGTGATATGGCTCTTAATGTTCTTCTTAATGATATCCGCCCGTTCATAATTAACCTGCTATTTAGATATGTAAGAAGGAAAATAAGTGTCGGTTTGGTTCATGATCCAAAAGCAATTGTATTAATCTATACTTCAATTTAATTCCGTTTCACCCTGAGAATTCAATATTTTAAGCATGGCGGTTTCCATGTTTAGTGCTGTTGCTCAGCTAATAATGTAATATTTCCTTAGTAAACTAGTTATGTAATATTTCCAAATTTTCTGAATATGTAGTAGTTGCATACGTGTCCTTCACAGTTTTCATATACAACAAATCTTGGTTGTAGATGCACTTTGATGAAGCACTATCAGCACGGTCCAAAGGTGGGGATTCTACGAAGCTTGTGACAAAGGGTGTAAGAGGAAAAAGTGCCTCTGAAAAGCTTACTGAAGAAGGACTTGTTAAGTTTTCTGCCCGGGTATCAATTCAGGTAACCATCATGGGGTTTCACCTGGTGATATCCATCACTTGATATTCTGTACTGTGGACAAACCAAAAGATTAGCTGGGTACTCTAATTGTGTCATGTTTCTTAAACTGAAATCCTAAATTTAAGTTTAGTCCATTGACCAGCTTTGTTGATTATAGTCGAAAATAATTCATATGGGTTTGTTGTATGGCAGGTTGAAGTTGTGAAATCCTATAATGATTCAGATGGACCCCATTGGAAGCTTTCACTTTTTGGCAACCCAAATGACTCCGAAACATTCAGGTTTAAGTCCTTCTGAATCCTAATCACTGCTGGGTAATATATGGGGCATCTTtagttctttttttatttattttttgccTTTCACAATATTTCCAAAAGCTTATCGTTTCTGTATCTGAAGGAACTTATTTTGCCTGGTACTTTCTTAGATTTATGTTTTACTATATTAGCATGaaagaaatttttttcttctcgaGCATGAAAGAGTCTATTGGTATCCCGATTTGCAAAAGCTTTTGGTTTCCTCCTTGTCTCGGGCTCTCGGCTGTGGCTTCCTCTCATCCACTATTGCCATCTCCTTAAttttcgttttctccctcTTGTAAATTCTTCCTCCTGATATCTACTGTTTGGAGGGCAGTGAGGCCGCCAGCAGTGATTATTGCTATTAATAGTATGCGTCGCTTGTTGGTCCTGTGTAATTGTCTACCATGGCATATACTAATTgtaaatattttatatatgatGACAAAGGAATTCATTTTTATCCTCTTATTCAGGAGAAGGTGTAAAATTGCTGAATCTCTTGTGGAAAAGAACTTTGATTTGGCTTTCCAAGTGATTTATGAATTCACCCTTCCAGGTAGCTATTATAGGATAACTTACTGTTTTCAATTATCTGGTCCTTGATGCATCGATTAGGGTCTAGAATTAAGAAATTTTCTAATTAACATTAGAACCTCGTGTGACTTTCAGCTGTGGATATATATGCTGGTGTAGCTGCATCACTTGCTGAGAGAAAAAAGGGTGGTCAGCTGACAGAATTTTTCAGAAATATTAAAGGGAccattgatgatgatgattgggACCAGGTAACTTATATCTTGTAATGTATCTACTGTCATTTGGCAAGAATACTAATGGTTCATGTCAACATATGAATTGAAACGAGTATTAAACATATTGGGATCAGCTAAATACTTTTCTGAATACAGAAGGGTGAAATGCAAATCTCAACTTGATACCtttgaaattgaaagagaTGAAATTATATTGAGGCTTGATATGAGGTATAAACGAAAGTAGGTGGTGATCATTGGCATATAATTTTGTATTTGACGTGTTACCTATAGAAAGCAGCGGTTATGTATGCGTCTTTATCTGGtgatttgattcaattatCCATGTACTCTCTTGCAAGCCACCTCAATTCCAAAAAGTGACACGTCTGAATTATTTGATACCAAACACTACAAGATATCAGACAGACAAATAGTGAGAATTTGAGTATGATAGATAGTATACGTCCAAATAAGAGAGGGATCATTTAAGTGACCGAAATACCTCCAAATTTATTCATCCTGGGTTTAATAATAATACTGATGTCTCCAATCAGTTTCTCAAATGACAGCCTTTTTTAAGCGTATGGTTCTTCAAATTACAAACTTGTACGTGTGGCAACCACAATTATCCTATCCCAACTACTTCACTCTGTCTGGAGTTGGTAGTTTGTTGTATTTCTTATGTTGGTTCCCAATTGATAGTGTATATATTTGGAATATTGTAGGTCTTGGGAGCTGCAATTAATGTATATGCTAACAAACACAAAGAACGCCCGGATCGTCTTATAGACATGCTGACCAGTAGTCACAGGTGATAATTTCTGTCACTGGTCCCACTGGCGTTTGTgatcataaattataaattaaacTAATGCCATCTTTTTTAATTACTT from Argentina anserina chromosome 2, drPotAnse1.1, whole genome shotgun sequence carries:
- the LOC126785311 gene encoding uncharacterized protein LOC126785311 isoform X1; translated protein: MEDKETEILTRLAANHLFLGQFEPLRAILLALRARNPVLALAVLQTIVAHSGRFHNVLWSPSCPSPAILTYLSTVELLQFDNASSAWGFDPETLRLRAEFLLLVQSLIDRVSESLRRSFDLESLEKEKEKSDGFEERAELMDDASKELRDGGGELERCVRVLDRVLELGVKRLRPKSLLVVSESNECVEIEEGELMCLRILVWEYAEVFDALCWNIQRQVRGWEGDDASGMAITVRRDDMPKEEDVKVLHLIQTSVQLAHLDAMRKGIKDGEVDGVVLRIRFLHLDYGVEESEYRIALQDLLKIVSSGKKGYGDSWRDMREKLLQIYSAALASSCSHLVQIIQDLQDELLSKEIEIYRALNNDQIPPPLARLQRFLEELEPGTDVNNKTSPANRVVAFCMRDMYQYARVSGLHLLECVIETALSVVKKEQLQDASNILLLFPHLQPLVAAMGWDLLSGKTAARRKLMHLLWKTKSQVLRLEESSLYSNQSDEISCVEYLCDSLCYQLDLASFVACVNSGQSWNSKLSMTLSAQDQIAYNGEDAQLDPFVENFVLERLSAQSPLRVLFDVVPGIKFQDAIELISMQPIASTLEAWKRMQDIELMHMRYALDSVVLALGVMEKSMTAESHELAFCYLKDLQNHLEAVNTIPRKIMIVNVVISLLHMDDQSLNLNQCASPGNYSEAHYTRASEQINRTTCVGGNELVISFTGKLLKILHHCLPSTITELDHALSDGINRGGRQAVEWRISIAKHFIEEWEWRLSVLQRLLPLSERQWKWKEALTVLRAAPSKLLNLCMQRAKYDIGEEAVHRFSLSAEDRATLELAEWVDGAVRRKSVEDVVSRAADDGTSTVHDLDFSSLRSQLGPLAAILLCIDVAATSARSAKMSQQLLDQAQVMLSEIYPGVSPKMGSMYWDQILEVGVISVLKRILKRLHEFLDQDDPPALQATLSGEMVISSPKDSHRLGQRERVLDMLHHMIEDAHEGKRQFLSGKLHNLARAVADEESERNFSKGEVSSVDQKVLSDFDKDGVLGLGLRVAQQIPLSSTVGETSVQPVGYDVKDSGKRLFGPLSTKPMTYLSQFILHIAAIGDIVDGTDTTHDFNFFSLVYEWPKDLLTRLVFDRGSTDAAGKVAEIMCADFVHEVISACVPPVYPPRSGHGWACIPVIPTFPKSGLENKVLSPSFKEAKPNCYSRSSALPGIPLYPLQLDIVKHLVKLSPVRAVLACVFGSSILYNNSNSSVSSSLDDELLQAPDVDRLFYEFALDQSERFPTLNRWIQMQTNLHRVSEFAVTAKQTDTGGESRGESRAAIKRLRECDSDTESEVDDVVGNNIPTALTDLNSQGGTPLDSWRDSSKSDSVEFDTSVFLSFDWENEEPYEKAVQRLINDGKLMDALALSDRFLRNGASDQLLQLLIEHGEENLLVSGHSQGNGGNSIWSTSWQYCLRLKDKEVAARLALKCMHRWELDAALDVLTMCSCHLPQSDPIREEVMCRRQALLRYSHILGADDHYSSWQEVEAECKEDPEGLALRLAGKGAVSAALEVAESAGLSIDLRRELQGRQLVKLLTADPLSGGGPAEASRFLSSLRDSDDALPVAMGAMQLLPDLRSKQLLVHFFLKRREGNLSEVEVSRLNSWALGLRVLASLPLPWQQRCSSLHEHPHLILEVLLMRKQLHSATSILKDFPLLRDNNVLIAYATKAIAISISSPPREHRVSVSGARLKQKTRTGTPAKSSFTSSLSNLQKEARRAFSWAPRSTGGQSTPKDGYRKRKSSGLTPSEKVAWEAMAGIQEDCASTYSVDGQERFPSISISEEWMLTGDPLKDEAVRVSHRYESAPDITLFKALLSLCSDDSVSAKTALDLCVSQMKNVLSSQQLPENASVETIGRAYHATETFVQGLLYAKSLLRKLVGGSDLPSNSDAGSSSVGSQSTDELSEVLLQADIWLGCAELLQSLLGSGIAASLDDIADKESSASLRDRLIVEERYSMAVYTCKKCKIDVVPVWNAWGHALIRMEHYAQARVKFKQALQLYKGDPAPVILEIINTIEGGPPVDVSAVRSMYEHLAKSAPTILDDSLSADSYLNVLYMPSTFPRSERSRRSLESANSSSTFMSDFDDGPRSNLDGVRYVECFNYLQEYARQHLLNFMFRHGHYNDACVLFFPPSAIPPPPQPSVAGVASSSSSPQRPDPLGTDYGTIDDLCDLCVGYGAMDVLEEVISIRMSSTTPQDVAVIQHTAAALARICIFCETHRHFNYLYNFQVIKKDHVAAGLCCIQLFMNSSLQEEAIKHLENSKMHFDEALSARSKGGDSTKLVTKGVRGKSASEKLTEEGLVKFSARVSIQVEVVKSYNDSDGPHWKLSLFGNPNDSETFRRRCKIAESLVEKNFDLAFQVIYEFTLPAVDIYAGVAASLAERKKGGQLTEFFRNIKGTIDDDDWDQVLGAAINVYANKHKERPDRLIDMLTSSHRKVLACVVCGRLKSAFQIASRSGSVADVQYVAHQALHANALPVLDMCKQWLAQYM